The Streptomyces luteogriseus genome includes a window with the following:
- a CDS encoding CBS domain-containing protein: MTLVQTQPRSADADPMHRTAAEVMDAAGPQVCDDMSVEVALAVMAAARTGRLVVCDQDGQCTGLVTRTELAAVRDSSDYTDRVRLRDILGDHGSFASPVTTMAEAEHAMRTRRLGVLPVVDEQGSALGVLALSR; this comes from the coding sequence TTGACGCTGGTTCAGACGCAGCCCCGTTCGGCGGACGCCGACCCCATGCACAGGACGGCGGCGGAGGTCATGGACGCGGCCGGACCCCAGGTCTGTGACGACATGAGCGTGGAGGTGGCGCTGGCCGTCATGGCCGCCGCACGCACGGGCCGACTGGTCGTCTGCGACCAGGACGGCCAGTGCACCGGCCTGGTCACCCGTACCGAACTCGCCGCGGTCCGTGACAGCTCCGACTACACGGACCGGGTCCGCCTGCGCGACATCCTCGGCGACCACGGTTCGTTCGCCTCACCCGTGACCACGATGGCCGAAGCCGAGCACGCGATGCGCACCCGTCGGCTCGGTGTCCTGCCGGTGGTCGACGAGCAAGGCAGCGCCCTGGGCGTCCTCGCCCTCTCCCGCTGA
- a CDS encoding SCO5918 family protein, with translation MRCVIARFPFELTKGGVLESMKGIKPEPVTGESVIIGRRHYPVKQVGQVVTRQDRRDFSSAEVLRAMAQLGFTCRAVPKAAPLGSLSPMQHASAMLGTPVTV, from the coding sequence ATGCGCTGCGTCATCGCCCGCTTCCCCTTCGAGCTCACCAAGGGCGGCGTGCTGGAATCGATGAAGGGCATCAAGCCCGAACCGGTCACCGGCGAATCGGTGATCATCGGCCGCCGCCACTACCCCGTGAAGCAGGTCGGCCAGGTCGTCACGCGCCAGGACCGCCGTGACTTCAGCTCCGCCGAAGTCCTGCGGGCCATGGCTCAGCTCGGCTTCACCTGCCGCGCCGTTCCCAAGGCCGCGCCCCTGGGCAGTCTCAGCCCGATGCAGCACGCCTCCGCGATGCTCGGCACCCCCGTCACGGTCTGA